In Maylandia zebra isolate NMK-2024a linkage group LG9, Mzebra_GT3a, whole genome shotgun sequence, the genomic stretch AGAAACCTCAGGCCGTGAACGATGTCCGACGAGTACCTGACGCACCTGTGCTGTCCCAGCGGCTCCGTGCCACCGTAAATGACCTGCTGGAGGTTCCTTCTGCCCACGAACTCCATCAGTATTACCCCGATGCTGCCTTCGTCTCCACACTGTGGCGGGACGCAGGTGGTGGCAGCTATTACGCGCACTATGTTGGCGTGGCGCAGGTGCGCCGCGTTCAGCTCGGCCCAGAAGCTCTGCTGGGACGCCAGCTTGTTCTTAGTGGACCTGTTGACCTTCTTCACCGCCACGGTCTCTCCGAAGTACTCCGCCTGGTCGACCGAGCCGAAGCCTCCCGAGCCCACGGGCTGCACGGAGCGCAGCTGCTTCCAGTGGATAACCGAGGACCAAAGCCGAGTGGCGATTCGGCCATGGAGCCGCTGAGCGGGCACTTGTAAGGTGGAGCCGTGCTTAGTCAGCGGGCTGCTGCAGGGCCCCGTGTCCAGAAAGGGGCAGAAGTCTTTGGGCAGCAGGCGGGTCAGCGGGATGGGAGACGGCATGGCACGCTGTGCACCATACTGCTCTGTAAGCCGAACAGCTACTCTGCGATCAGCTCAGGCTTTTACGCGCTCCGCACTGCCGCCTGCTGTTCTGGAGGACGTAATGCTTCTGTTTGGGGTCACTGAGTTCATGCCGATGGTTCACCTCAGTTTACTCTATACAACAGAGCAGAGCCGGGTAAAAGGAcggctttgtgtgaacaacatCTGGGATAGTGAGCATAATAACATCTACGGTCATATATACGACCCGGCGAGCCGTGTGAGCTGGTAATGTGTGCGCAGTGTTTAAAGCTGCGGATGGGGAGCCCTGCCTGAACAGTCAGGGTGGACTGAGTGTGAGGCTGGGGGAGGGTGCTCCACCGAGGAGCGTGGAGCTCACAGCCTGTCTGTTTCACTCTCTCCGACTTTTCCAGCACGCAAAAACAGATGCTCACTTTCTAACAGCCTGCTCACTGGTAACAAATGAAAACATGGAGCTGTACATTACTGTGTTTTAATGCAAGCTACTGGAACCAGTCTGATGCGAGCTTCAGTGTACCAGGTATCATTTTCATGGGTCAGAGAGATTTTTCATGTTGTAAGGAAGCGTaactctccaaaagttgattctgttcatctggatgctTTCAGTAggagaaacgtgtcgtcatcatcaggtgacgtcttcagtgtcagctgactgcaggtttccccaatggtataaacagcacatttacataatgactgaaaccactgaatgggctgggaggtcagttcatcataattatgcaaattctcatgaccattgatcaacaaccactgatcaagaCCTGTTtgtaaggttggggaaacctgcagtctgcGTGTCAGTAacactgtgtgtcactgtgtgtcactgtgtgtcaCTGTAACAAAGTTCTCAGAGTGACAGGTTGAAAACAGACGAGCTGGATTCTtctgtttgatttcttttattacATTGAATAAAACATCGGAGTTGTCAACTGCAGCTCTTCTATTATAGCAGCAACATATGTGAATGAAATCAGGTTATTCTGCCAGGCAATAAATAATCTGCTTCTTTGGATGATGTCAAAGCTGCAGcattaacatttattttacacaacctataaacacacacagacaagtgTGAGCTGTatatgtatttgtgtgtttaggTGATACTTTGCCTATAAAAATACAACAGTAGTTTGTAAGataaatgtaaaagtaaaaaaaagtaaaatatgaaGAACATTAAGAATTTGCAACGAGTCGATCATCGTCACAggatgctgtttttaaatgtggctGGATGCAGCTCACTGCTATCAGTTTCCCAGCATCAGCGTAACCTCCCAACACAACTCAGTCTGTGGACGCTCACACGCAGGTGAGTGCGGGTGGGGGGGCTATATTAAAGGCAAAGACTACAAAAGTCACAGTACAAGAAAATATATGAAGCTATAAAGTACGACTAGGCACACACATGCCAACTGTTCAGCTACACGGGATACTTTGTACAAACGATACATCTGAAGAGATAGTGAGGAGGTCTGTAGCACCTTAAGGAGCTTTAGAAGTGTGTTAGCAGCTTGATCCAATACCAAAATATATTGCAGTGTTTTTTCATAACA encodes the following:
- the mos gene encoding proto-oncogene serine/threonine-protein kinase mos, with translation MPSPIPLTRLLPKDFCPFLDTGPCSSPLTKHGSTLQVPAQRLHGRIATRLWSSVIHWKQLRSVQPVGSGGFGSVDQAEYFGETVAVKKVNRSTKNKLASQQSFWAELNAAHLRHANIVRVIAATTCVPPQCGDEGSIGVILMEFVGRRNLQQVIYGGTEPLGQHRCVRYSSDIVHGLRFLHSHGVVHLDIKPANVLLTSEDVCKIADFGCSLKLDPGCEVSAASHQPLVGGTYTHRAPELLRGERVTPKADIFSFGITLWQLLTREPPYTGDREHVIYAVVAHNLRPPVQDHQVFRSEPGRLFRALLSRCWNGTPPCRPSAQELLSSLEQLQPQT